DNA from Oxyura jamaicensis isolate SHBP4307 breed ruddy duck chromosome 4, BPBGC_Ojam_1.0, whole genome shotgun sequence:
AACATGTTCTGCTGGATGGAGGTGGAGGTGCTTTTCAGGCAGGTCAGCCGGTCAACAAAGGGCACTGTGAGCACCTGGAGGATGACGGCGGGCCTGCCGCGGTAGAAGGTGCTGCCCCAGCCGCTCACCATGCCCTGCCCGTGCTTCAGCAGCATGTTGGTGAACTCCCGGCTGCCGATGCAGATGGGGGTGACGTAGCTGTTGAAGGTGAGGGGCTGGTCCAGCTCCAGGAGGGCGATGTCATTGTGGTGCTTGTTGACAGAGGCATTGTACGTGGGGTGGGGAAGAATTTTCACCACTTTACGTCGCTGCTCGGTGTTGTCATCCTCATTCGTGTTGTATTCACCTGTGGAGAAAAACGGGCTTGAGCTGGTTCCCCTGTAGAGTGAGGGTGCTGCAGGACGTGTGCAGGCCCTGGCCAGGCTGATGTTGTGACAGTGCCGTTGTGATACAAAAGCACCCCAGCCTAGCACAATGGGGATGAGCTCGACACACCCGAGCCCTGGGTGGCCTCACACAGCAGCACCTGCTgggtccccacagcccctggaTGTGGCACTGGACACTCAGCAGCTGAGCGAGTGCCAAATCCCCTCTGCATGTGGCAGCAACTGCAGCTGCGAGACCCACAGCACCTCCCAGtacagctgggctgggggctttTGCTGAGATCTGTAGCAGTGTGGCTGTTCTCAGGATTTAGCACTTTCACAGGGGTGCAAAGCAGGCGTTGCCCTGGCATCCAAGGGGAAAGCCTCCAGAATTAAAagtctgtgtttaaaaacatcACTGATTAGTGGAAAGGAACCTGATCTTCCCCTTTCCAAACCCCACAGAGCACCCAGCACCATGGCAAGGCAGCACAGGGCTCAAGGATGGCATCAGCAGCCAGCCCTAAATGCCCCCCACAGGTGCcctgcatccctgctgcctcccgAGGCTCAGCTGCCGGCAGTTGCAGGGTGCTGCCGCCTCAGGCTCCCGTGATTGAGTTGCCAGCAGCTGATCGcatcccttcccagccctgtgaCAACAGGTTGAGGGAGAGGGAAGCTCTGGGGGATCTGGCCGGTGGCTGGGCTGTGCCTGGAGCTGAGTCCCTGCCTTGCCCACGACCTGGTGATGCCGAGGGCTGCGAGCAGGATGGCTTCTCCTGCAGCCCAAGAGGCGCAGGGTGCGTTTAACCCCCGCCGCAGTATTTCCACACGCTTTGCTGTAATCTCCAGAATATACGATCTCTAAACAATATCTGCAGCGCCCCTGGCCCTGGCTGTGTCCTGTGTCTGCTGCATCTGCCTGCGAGGAGCAGCGAGGACTCTGCCGAGAGAGGTGAGGCAGCTTTCTGTATTCACGGGGAGGCTGTCGCCTGGCAAAGGCGGTTTTGGTggctgatgctgctgctgtgctctgtgaaggttttttttttttcagcagagtgTGAATGTCAGCTTCCATTCAGGCAGTGTTTCTACAGTGTAAGTGCAAGACAGAAGTGGGGGAGAGTTTGAGAGGTttggttttttgtgtgtgtgctacAGCTGCTTACTATTGCTGGGGACCTGGAAATATGCATCAGTTATGACagtgtagagaaaaaaaaaaaggacaagggATGGGAATGCTTCTTCCACCCCCTGCTATTATTTTTTGGGCCTCCCAGGATGCTACGAATAAAGCTGAACACCTAGCATGAATGGAGGTGAAGGACTCAGATATTATCCGTATATTGTGTGAGCCCTGCAAAAtagtgttttgctttcttgacTTGCTGTCTGCCCCAAACCTTGCCCTGAAgacccagctgtgctgcagagcagtgtgcAGGTAGTGTGAGGGGGGCTGGCTGGGAACAGATCCTGAACAGGGGGGTGTGCTGTGTGTGAGCAAGCTGGAAAGGGGAGGTTGTTTGCATGCAGATGCTGCAAACGCACAACCTCTGTCTAGCTGAAACATACTTTTCCAGGGGATGGTTCTTGTTGCATTTGGAATTTTGTACTTTCTCATGTTTGTGGGTTTGTGCTGGGCTCTCAAGCAGAGCTGCCTGAAAGTCAGTAGCAAAAACAAGCTGTGTGCAAGCTGTGAGCCTCATCCTGTCAGTGAAGGGCAGGGGGTTCCCAGCCCCATGGcgagcagctctgcaggccaACCAGGCACAGCCAAGAGCTCAGCTGTGCCAATGTAGAAGATGCAGATGGAGTCCCAAGATAAGTTGATTTATGTAGATATGAACTTAGTGTTTCAAGGCTCAGGTAAAATCTCATTCTTATCAGTAATACATTTGATAGTGTTTAAACAGAAAGTGAGATACTTCCCCGCCTCCTGCAAACATTGCTGGTAGCTATTACCAACTCTATCAGTGTGCCCCCTATACTAGATATTCATAGAGGGGAGAAACAATTTGGGAAGATGATTCTGGCACAGCTGTGAAACATGGCACTGCACCACTTTGCCAAGGCCATGCACTGAATTATCAGCAGGCAGCCTGTAGCAGCTGGGTACAAGAATCACAGGGAAATACCATTTTTCCAGCAAAGatacatttgttttgcaaagctgtAGCATCTCTTGCTGTGTGGTCTGGTCATGCTGCCCCTGCCTGCTTAACTCCCCAGAGAGCCTGCTGGAAAAGCACGCTTGCCCACATGCCAGCCTGTGTTCTCTACTTTATTCCATAATTCTATTTACTTCTAAAAGAGTTAAGAGCAAAAGCAGTTATCTTCTTGCAAGCAGTTAGTCAGGCTGCTAATGCCACTCTTGCACCATCTACACTAAACTGTTCTGTTCTCTAAGAGTCGACTGGAAACTCTGCATGACCCCAGGAAGAGCAGAAATCCCTGCTGAGGTCCCATGTGGGCAGCAGAGACCAAAATACATCACCCTGGCTGATCAGCAGCATCTTCACTGATGCCTAGTGGGCTTCTAGGCAGCCTTGGTTTCTCTCTGGCTCTCTGCGATCAGGCTGAGCTGTTGCCAGATGACCAGCAGCCCGTGGTTCTGGTGCTAAAGCCAGTCCCTCGCCCACACTGGCCCAGTGCCGCCTGCAGTGCTTACCTGCCACAGCCGTGACGTTGTCCCCTGGCTTCAGGCAGTGTGCCGCCGTCACCACCCATTTCTCATTGACGATGGACCCACCACAGAAGCCCAGGCCTTCGCTGTCCACCAGATGAACctgtgggaggagaaggaaaccACAGCTGTGGGGTTCATGTGAATCGGcaggggagaagagggagatgCACAGGGCTGGTCTGGCTGTAGGGTGGGCTGTATTTAAATGGTACAGAGGCACCGCTGCCCCAGGCCCCTCACTGTGTGCTAGGCGCTGCTCCTCGAGGAGCCCCCGTGGCCCTACCTCAGTGCAGCCCAGGGGTGCCTGATGCTGTCCTGCGCACgagctgctgtcctgctctgcttctccctgctccaggctgggggGGCAGATGGCCCAAACACACACCTCAGCTTAAAACATGGAGTTTCCCAAATCTATTCGCTTCCATACCTAGCTGTGAAGCTGGGGACGAGGGGCTGACTACCCACACCATATGAGCATCTAGCTCCCCCGGGTGCTCACAAGGCACCGGCCAGGCCATCCCTTACGCCGAAACCTCTCTAATTAAATCGATCAGCCACCTCGGCGGCCTGTGTCCCGATTTCCTTTACATTTCGCCCCTTTTGTCCCTTCCCCGTGCCGCGGCTCATCCCCCGCGGGCTGCCTGGTGTCCCCCAGGCCGTGACCCGCCGGCAGCCTGGGCTGTTGGAGCTCCGAGCTGCAGCCGAGCGCCGGCAGCAGCAGGCCGCGGGAGGGCAGCACAGCTCGGCgcctgcaccctgctgctgggaccCGGCCTGGGGCGGGTCCTGGCCGGGCAGCTCCTTGCAAGGCTCCCGAGACCCTTCTCCCAGCACTGCGGCCAGCCCCAGAGAGCAGGCATCAGCCCGCTGCCCGAATCCCCCGCAGGCCGAGCGTCTTCATCTGCCAGCTTACAGAAGGGCAAGCAGAACCGTCCTGGGGGGTGCCCGGTGAGGTGAAGGTCTCCACGAGCACAGCCAGCTCGCCAGGCTTGGTGGGCTGGTAGCATGCACATTGACTTTTGTTACGGGGACTGATTTCTTATGCTTAACTTTCTGGTTCTCCTCTTGGCTGATCTGCACAAGTGGGCCTCCCTGCATAGGCCACTTTGCCATCAGTACTGTCGGTCTGTGCCGGAGTTTGCAACAGGACAGAACCAGAATATTGCACGTGAATGGTATTTCCCACTGTTCAGTGTGGCTTCACTGAAAAATGAGCTGCgtttttccttgcaaagctGTGTTCCCCAGAGGAAGCTGCTTTGACTCTGACTGCTAAGGTAGGCCTCCAGCCATGCAAGTTATGTTGCTGTGGCATGAAACCACATTCAAAAAGAAGCTGTATTCCTATTAGACCTGAGATCTATTGCTAAACTATCCTCAGAGACAGGTTTGGAGTGTGTCGAAGTAAGCTGATCCTGAGTTCAGAACTGCCTAGACAGAGCAACTGCTGGGGTTACGAGGGAGAGGCAGAAACAGCCAGTACCTGCCAGGGCACCTGGCCTTTCATGCTGTCTGATCCCCCGACCACCCGGGTGTCCGTCTTATTTATCGGTATGATTTTCTtggtggtggcagtggtgggGGTTTCTGTGATGTTGAGAGCCTCATCATGGGTGTCATCCTCATCATTGGTGGTGATGTACCAGTGCTCGAAGGTGTTTATGGTTCGGGTGAGCTTCCTCTTCACATCAGGAGCCGTGATCCTCCCGCAGGGATATGGCACTGGGAGAGAAACGGACATGGTTATGCCTGGTTGTGTGTCACATTGACAGTGACAGCAACTGAAGGAGCAGGCAAGGAGACAGATGctgtctcctcccagcaccCTGTTTGGGGATGAGCGGGTGTGTAAATGAACTGACCGGGGCCCAGAGCAGCAGTGCAGACAATATGCAAGAGTAGCAAGAGCATAAAGGCTTCCTGGGCCTTGGACATGAGTTCTGAACAGCTTTTATAAAGGAGGAAGCTTGTGAGAGAGGGGACATGTTGGATGGGATGGTGCAGCTGTGCCTTTATTTAGCGGGATGCTGAGGAGCATGCCTGGGAGGCTTGCTGTGCTGGGCAGCCCGGCTGTTTGGCTGACATTTCTACAGCAAGTTACTCCAGAACAATAAAAGTccagctgggagagggcaggAAATAATATCTGCCAATTGTACAGATAATCCTGCTTGGCACCAAGGTGAGGAAAACATTAATAAACTCATGCTAGAGCTGTAGATTTTCCTGTTAATCAAGACCTCATCTGTAAGCTCATTTTAGATGAGctcttcccatttctctcctaCGCAGTGTGTGCCGAATCCCTGCTGATAGTGGCAGTCAAAATAGTAAATAGCATCAGGCATTGtctttcatctgaaaagctTTTGACAGCACTGTGCAAACAAACATTAGTGTAAAATCAGATGTAAGTGTGGCCTACAGagattttgcatttccttaaaCAGTCCACTTTAGGAGTAGGGCTCAAATAAGTGCTCAGTGAGGGAAAGCACTGTTGTGAAGTTAGGCTAGGAAATTAGGGTTTCAGAGCCAATAAAAGCTAAGCTTTTGCAGGAAGGGCAATTACCTAACCCAAAAGGTGATATTGTTGCTAAAAGTGAAACTTTCTGGTCCATTGGAAGTGGCTCTAGCTCTCAATAATCTCCTTTCGCAGAAAGCATTGCAAGTGACTCGGGCTGAGAGTCTGATCCCTAAAAATCAGGGGGGAATGCAACAAGAACTAGCTATTCCTTAGCAACCTCAAGTACTGCATTTCTCCTCCACCCCCTTTGGCTGCCTTCATTTTGCCCCTTAGCACCGCAGGTGACCCATGCAGTGCAATTCCTGTTGAGGGTTTTTGTGTGCGTCCCCACGCTGACGGGAGGGCCGCACCACCAAAAAGCTTCACTTGTCTCCGCTGGACTCAGGTAGTTATGGGACACTGCACAGCTCTCTGCAAAGAGAGAGACCTCTAGGAGGATATTCAGGCAGAAAGGTTGCCTGAGGCTTTAAAAAAGCCCGGAGCATCCTGGGTGCAGGGTCACTGACTAAAAAGTAGTTCCTACTGGGAGATGGTAGGAGGAAGCTCGGCCTGTATGGGTAAAGCTGAGCTCTGTATTTCTGTCTCCAGAAAATTACTGGTCCATATCTGGAAATACAGAATAGCTGCAAGTGTGAGATGTGCCCATGTGAGCAGCCCTCTGAAAGGGGCATTTGCTTTGTGTGAAATAGATATCTACCCTCCTCTTTTACACCTAGGCCAAAAAAAGGGTGCTCGGATCACATCTTACCAGTGTGACCCCACATCTGCCATTGGGAAAGTGCAGCGTCAGGCTCTTTATGTTTGCTAAGTGAGAGAACGAGGTCGGGTTCCAACTCTACATAGCATTTCTGTGAGATTTGTGTGTCTAAATCCAGAAGAAGACTTTAGAAACTTTAACCCAAAtctcttaaaaatgctttaaagttTAACCTGCAGGTTCACAGGACTTTCCATCTTCCTGAAGTTTATAGCCAGCGGCGCAGGAGCACACGACTTTCTGCGGTGGGTCGTGCCTGCAGAAGTGCTTGCAGCCTCCATTTTTAATTGCACAAGTGaagtctgaaataaattaaaaaggaaatgtgaaagcTCTTTGACATATGACTGATCAGGGTTGTTGTACCTGGGCTTCTGGGCTCAGCCAATAGCTCATTCCCGTTGTTCTAGACTATGCAAAATGGATGCTTGTTTGCAAGGGAATGTCCTCTTTGCAAATCCCATCCCTGTTCATATTGACAGAGGGCCAAGCACCTCTTTGAGAAGGCAGGATGAAGAAATGGCCACGGTCCTATGCAAGGTGCCTCTCAGCCCCGGCTCTGACCTCCAGCAGTCCCTGCATGAAAGACCAATGTGATTGGAGCTGCTcggccctgcagagctgcctgaaaTTTGGCAGCCTGACCCCCAAGGACTGCTGCAAATATTTGGTTACAAGCCATGTGATTTCCCCACCATCGtgttcccttcctcccttctgctTACGGAAATCCAACCACGGCACAGGTGCCAGTGGAGAGCACTGCATATCCAGTGGGAGCAAAGCCTGAGCCCTAGGAAGGCTTTGT
Protein-coding regions in this window:
- the F9 gene encoding coagulation factor IX, which translates into the protein MAKIPLLLSICLLGAFLGAESTVFIENKEASEVLRRQRRANSNRLEEVISGNLERECIEEKCSFEEAREVFENTEKTMEFWKTYIDGDQCDPNPCKNGAVCEDAVSSYVCWCPAGYEGRNCEIDFTCAIKNGGCKHFCRHDPPQKVVCSCAAGYKLQEDGKSCEPAVPYPCGRITAPDVKRKLTRTINTFEHWYITTNDEDDTHDEALNITETPTTATTKKIIPINKTDTRVVGGSDSMKGQVPWQVHLVDSEGLGFCGGSIVNEKWVVTAAHCLKPGDNVTAVAGEYNTNEDDNTEQRRKVVKILPHPTYNASVNKHHNDIALLELDQPLTFNSYVTPICIGSREFTNMLLKHGQGMVSGWGSTFYRGRPAVILQVLTVPFVDRLTCLKSTSTSIQQNMFCAGFSAGGRDTCGGDSGGPHATEIEGTWFLTGVTSWGEECAKPGKYGIYTKVSKYVKWIKENTRLT